Proteins encoded within one genomic window of Rhinoderma darwinii isolate aRhiDar2 chromosome 5, aRhiDar2.hap1, whole genome shotgun sequence:
- the LOC142651864 gene encoding TOG array regulator of axonemal microtubules protein 1-like, which translates to MWAEDSFDCSSSVTSSSDSDLSDISSICYGMNQKYSLGDNFADYRDVAAQRVLARLTSNLQLRIPAKHPPSGGFGKKLGWKIPNTPEPPKRPKKATEKEVTKETGRRYKKYIAAAEKTLEDLRNMNNGRNSLQAHPSKPLPKMTPVSTVQYINSHLHQRNQHDEPPAPERKKTSVLPSIGPSSSHHAVQNHKATHNKLKKMSQSKMTVADALILLEDEDWEKKIRGIDTISSLISVHPEAAVLIIQELRTAVMKEVTNLRSAVSLAAIKCLDMMFTILQANMDCDLQQTVRVLLHKAGESNTFIREAVDSALTQMVENVSPGRAMTALIDGGLCHNNSKVRSTTVKHLVGLVDRMGPDFFLSGRKGITDRAIPAVVQSLQDRCPEARMYGMQILSSLAPHPRLGAMLARYVPPKNLTAIKLLLKKCSN; encoded by the coding sequence ATGTGGGCAGAAGACTCCTTTGACTGTAGTAGCTCAGTAACATCCAGCTCAGATTCTGACCTCTCAGATATTTCTTCCATCTGTTATGGCATGAATCAGAAGTACAGCCTAGGTGACAACTTTGCTGACTACCGGGATGTGGCGGCTCAGAGAGTGCTGGCCAGGTTGACCAGCAATCTTCAATTGAGAATCCCTGCCAAACATCCGCCATCTGGTGGCTTTGGAAAAAAACTGGGTTGGAAAATCCCTAACACCCCAGAACCACCTAAAAGGCCCAAAAAAGCCACAGAAAAAGAGGTCACCAAGGAAACTGGCCGAAGATATAAAAAGTATATTGCAGCAGCCGAAAAGACCTTGGAAGACCTCAGGAATATGAACAATGGGAGGAATTCTCTCCAGGCGCATCCATCAAAACCTTTACCAAAAATGACGCCTGTAAGTACGGTGCAGTATATcaattcccatttacatcaacggAACCAGCATGATGAGCCTCCTGCACCTGAGAGAAAGAAGACATCTGTATTACCATCTATAGGACCATCATCAAGTCATCATGCAGTCCAAAACCATAAAGCAACACACAATAAACTAAAGAAGATGTCCCAGTCCAAGATGACAGTTGCTGACGCCTTAATCCTGCTGGAAGACGAGGACTGGGAGAAAAAGATTCGAGGTATTGACACCATCTCATCCTTGATATCGGTCCATCCTGAAGCTGCTGTTCTAATAATACAAGAACTAAGGACAGCAGTAATGAAGGAAGTGACCAACCTGAGATCTGCAGTGTCCCTAGCAGCTATCAAGTGCCTGGACATGATGTTCACAATATTGCAGGCGAACATGGACTGCGACCTCCAGCAAACTGTCCGGGTGTTGCTACACAAGGCCGGGGAATCCAACACCTTTATCCGTGAAGCAGTGGACAGCGCTCTGACACAAATGGTGGAAAATGTCAGCCCAGGTCGCGCTATGACAGCCCTAATAGACGGAGGACTCTGCCACAACAACAGCAAAGTGAGATCCACCACAGTCAAGCATCTTGTAGGTTTGGTGGACAGAATGGGCCCAGACTTTTTTCTGTCTGGTAGAAAAGGGATCACAGATAGGGCAATACCGGCTGTAGTTCAATCTTTACAGGACCGCTGCCCCGAAGCCAGGATGTATGGCATGCAAATCCTGAGCAGTCTAGCTCCACACCCTAGACTGGGCGCAATGCTGGCAAGGTATGTGCCACCTAAAAACTTAACAGCCATAAAGCTCCTGCTGAAAAAATGTTCCAACTAA